One genomic window of Fusarium verticillioides 7600 chromosome 2, whole genome shotgun sequence includes the following:
- a CDS encoding carbamoyl-phosphate synthase arginine-specific small chain, mitochondrial codes for MFSRLASFAKPAAKSASASGRTMLQVRYLSEKAVAGSKGRTMPFSAARATAPAASIPATLTIRDGPVFQGKAFGANANISGEAVFTTSLVGYPESMTDPSYRGQILVFTQPLIGNYGVPSAVRDEYNLLKYFESPHVQCAGIVVSDVAVNYSHWTAVESLGEWCAREGVPAISGVDTRAIVTHLREQGSSLARISIGEEYDADEDEGFVDPGQINLVKRVTTKAPFVVESPGASLHVALIDCGVKENILRSLVSRGASVTVFPYDYPIHKVSQHFDGVFISNGPGDPTHCQATVHNLARLMETSNIPIMGICLGHQLLALAVGARTIKLKYGNRAHNIPALDLTTGLCHITSQNHGYAIDASTLPSDFKEYFVNLNDGSNEGMLHKTRPIFSTQFHPEAKGGPMDSSYLFDKYLQNVQLAKSNQVVFKDNRPTPLMLDIMSRERVGVEPTPLAATA; via the exons ATGTTCTCCCGACTGGCTTCCTTTGCCAAACCCGCGGCCAAGTCCGCGTCGGCTTCTGGCCGAACCATGCTTCAGGTCCGATACCTGTCTGAGAaagctgttgctggtagCAAGGGCAGGACTATGCCCTTCTCTGCTGCTCGAGCtactgctcctgctgcttctATCCCCGCCACTCTCACCATTCGA GACGGTCCTGTTTTCCAAGGCAAGGCTTTCGGCGCCAATGCCAACATCTCTGGTGAGGCCGTCTTCACCACCTCTCTTGTTGGTTACCCCGAGTCCATGACCGACCCCTCCTACCGAGGCCAGATCCTCGTCTTTACTCAGCCCCTGATTGGCAACTATGGCGTTCCCTCCGCCGTTAGAGACGAGTATAACCTTCTCAAGTACTTCGAGTCGCCCCACGTTCAGTGTGCTGGTATTGTTGTTTCCGATGTCGCTGTCAACTACAGCCATTGGACTGCCGTCGAGAGTCTTGGCGAGTGGTGCGCCCGAGAGGGAGTTCCCGCCATCTCTGGCGTTGATACCCGCGCTATTGTCACTCACCTCCGAGAGCAGGGCTCTTCCCTGGCTAGGATCTCCATTGGAGAAGAGTACGatgccgacgaggatgagggttTCGTTGATCCCGGCCAGATCAACCTGGTCAAGCGTGTCACCACCAAGGCTCCCTTCGTTGTTGAGTCCCCCGGTGCTTCTCTCCACGTTGCTCTGATCGACTGCGGTGTCAAGGAGAATATCCTTCGTAGCCTGGTCAGCCGAGGTGCTTCCGTCACAGTCTTCCCCTATGATTACCCCATCCACAAGGTCTCGCAGCACTTCGATGgtgtcttcatctccaacgGTCCCGGTGACCCTACCCATTGCCAGGCTACTGTCCACAATCTCGCCCGCTTGATGGAAACCTCCAACATTCCTATCATGGGTATTTGTCTCGGACACCAGCTTCTGgctcttgctgttggtgctcgcaccatcaagctcaagtaTGGTAACCGAGCTCACAACATTCCCGCTCTCGACTTGACCACTGGCTTGTGCCACATCACCAGCCAGAACCACGGATACGCCATCGATGCGAGCACCCTCCCCAGCGACTTCAAGGAGTacttcgtcaacctcaacgacGGATCCAACGAGGGTATGCTCCACAAGACCCGCCCCATCTTCTCGACCCAGTTCCACCCTGAGGCCAAGGGTGGCCCTATGGACAGCTCTTACCTCTTCGACAAGTACCTCCAGAATGTCCAGCTTGCCAAGAGCAACCAGGTGGTTTTCAAGGATAACCGGCCTACCCCTCTGATGCTCGATATCATGAGCCGAGAGCGCGTCGGTGTTGAGCCTACTCCTCTTGCCGCTACTGCTTGA
- a CDS encoding NADPH reductase TAH18, giving the protein MAAYDRSVLVLYGSETGNAQDMAEELGRICQRLHFESRVEELDAVDLNTLLQPNLVLFVISTTGQGDMPHNSLVFWKRLLRKKLPPGCLASVKYTTFGLGDSTYVKFNWAARKLNRRLDQLGATTFFDPFEADEQFPDGIDGSFVRWGERLYNHLLEHHPPPTGLEPIPDEVILPAKWSLKSPLTGNSIRNGHVSPITSNLPPSSPLPIPNGWKATLVGNDRLTPEKHWQDVRLISFDIPRRDGDKLCCVPGDCLTIYPKNFPQDVQKLITLMGWEEVAEKSLDLSLCESLPTNLHIDPKCTLRELLLNNIDFTAIPRRSFLKNMSYFSTNPDHKERLLEFTMTEYLDEYFDYATRSRRSILEVLEEFTSVKLPAERLFDIFPIIRGRDFSIANGGEHQNHPTDKDKTRVELLVALVKYKTVLRKPREGLCSRYLDNIPLDSILTVTRKPVLSPIHGLQNARRPLVAIATGTGLAPIRALIHERLTHPSPGPMYLFFGNRNREADYFFQQELDAAVREGHLNVFLAFSRDQRNKIYVQDRLREEAKRIEEAILDNGIFCVCGGSTKMADAAKKAVFGPFSEGVNDTEERKKILAALTWWQEIW; this is encoded by the exons ATGGCCGCTTACGATAGGAGCGTGCTCGTTCTGTACGGGTCCGAGACGGGCAATGCCCAGGACATGGCAGAAGAGTTGGGGCGGATATGTCAAAGACTGCATTTTGAAAGTCgtgttgaagaactcgacgCAGTAGATCTA AATACACTTCTTCAACCTAACCTCGTATTATTCGTCATATCAACCACTGGCCAAGGAGATATGCCTCATAACTCACTGGTCTTTTGGAAAAGGCTTCTTCGGAAGAAACTACCACCAGGTTGCTTAGCTTCAGTCAAGTATACAACTtttggacttggagataGTACTTATgtcaa GTTTAATTGGGCAGCTCGCAAGCTCAACAGGCGTCTCGATCAACTTGGTGCTACAACCTTCTTTGATCCCTTTGAGGCGGACGAACAATTTCCAGATGG TATTGACGGAAGTTTTGTGCGTTGGGGTGAGCGACTTTACAACCACTTACTTGAACACCATCCTCCCCCTACTGGACTTGAGCCTATCCCTGATGAGGTTATTCTCCCCGCTAAATGGTCCCTAAAGAGTCCTCTCACTGGAAATTCAATAAGAAACGGCCATGTATCTCCGATAACTTCCAACCTTCCCCCCTCTTCACCCCTTCCTATCCCCAATGGTTGGAAAGCGACTCTGGTTGGAAACGACAGACTCACACCAGAGAAGCACTGGCAAGATGTCCGCCTCATCTCATTTGACATCCCACGTCGTGATGGAGACAAGTTGTGTTGCGTCCCTGGAGATTGCCTGACTATCTACCCTAAAAACTTCCCCCAAGACGTCCAGAAGCTCATTACCCTCATGGGCTGGGAAGAGGTGGCCGAAAAATCCCTTGACCTCTCATTATGCGAATCTCTTCCTACGAACCTCCATATAGATCCCAAATGCACACTGAGAGAGCTACTTTTGAATAACATCGACTTCACTGCAATCCCTCGGAGATCattcctcaagaacatgtCTTACTTCTCCACCAATCCAGACCACAAGGAGCGGCTTCTCGAGTTCACCATGACTGAGTACCTTGATGAATATTTCGACTACGCAACTAGGTCAAGGCGATCTATTCtcgaggtcttggaggaGTTCACATCCGTCAAACTACCTGCCGAGCGTCTCTTCGATATTTTCCCCATTATTCGCGGACGAGACTTTAGCATTGCCAATGGTGGCGAGCATCAAAATCATCCgacagacaaggacaagactcGTGTCGAGCTTTTGGTCGCTTTGGTCAAATACAAAACTGTCCTTCGCAAACCTCGCGAGGGCCTCTGCTCTCGTTATCTCGATAACATTCCCTTGGACTCCATTCTTACTGTCACACGCAAACCAGTTCTCTCACCCATTCATGGCCTACAGAATGCCCGACGGCCTCTAGTTGCCATCGCCACAGGCACAGGCCTTGCCCCAATACGGGCCCTTATTCACGAGCGCCTCACGCACCCATCACCAGGACCGATGTACCTCTTCTTTGGGAACCGCAACCGTGAGGCCGATTATTTCTTCCAGCAAGAACTTGACGCCGCCGTGCGTGAGGGACATCTTAATGTGTTTTTAGCATTCTCGCGTGATCAGCGAAATAAGATCTATGTCCAGGACAGGCTACGCGAAGAGGCCAAGAGAATCGAGGAGGCAATCCTCGACAATGGAATATTCTGCGTCTGTGGTGGTTCAACCAAGATGGCGGATGCGGCTAAGAAGGCAGTGTTTGGCCCCTTCTCGGAGGGCGTAAATGATACAGAGGAGCGCAAGAAGATTCTGGCAGCATTGACATGGTGGCAGGAGATATGGTAA
- a CDS encoding electron transfer flavoprotein beta subunit has protein sequence MSALRILVPVKRVIDYAVKPRVNKAQTAVETAGVKHSMNPFDELSVEESVRIREKKRSPGGVEDICVISAGPPKAQDVLRTAMAMGADRGIHVELKDGDELEPLTVAKILQKAVEQQKSNLVILGKQSIDDDAAQTGQMLAGLLGWPQATQASKIEFGADDKVTVTKEVDGGVETVSAKLPMVITTDLRLNEPRYASLPNIMKAKKKKLEKTKLEDFGVDGVKRLKTLKVIEPPARQGGGKVEDVGGLVSKLKELGAL, from the exons ATGTCAGCACTACGGATCCTCGTGCCTGTCAAACGGGTCATCGACTATGCT GTCAAGCCTCGAGTTAACAAGGCCCAAACGGCCGTCGAAACAGCCGGTGTCAAGCACTCAATGAACCCGTTCGATGAGCTGTCCGTTGAGGAGTCAGTGCGTATCCGAGAGAAGAAGCGTTCGCCCGGTGGTGTCGAGGATATCTGCGTTATCTCTGCTGGTCCTCCTAAGGCGCAAGACGTGCTGCGAacagccatggccatgggCGCAGACCGAGGAATCCACGTCGAGCTCAAGGACGGAGATGAGCTAGAGCCTCTCACAGTAGCAAAGATCCTCCAAAAGGCCGTGGAACAGCAGAAGAGCAACCTAGTGATTCTGGGCAAGCAgagcatcgatgatgatgcggcACAGACCGGCCAAATGCTTGCAGGTCTCCTGGGGTGGCCTCAGGCTACACAGGCTAGCAAGATCGAGTTCGGTGCTGATGATAAAGTCACTGTGACAAAGGAGGTTGACGGTGGTGTCGAGACAGTGAGCGCCAAGTTGCCTATGGTCATCACGACAGACCTGCGACTCAACGAGCCCCGCTATGCCAGCTTGCCTAATatcatgaaggccaagaagaagaagttggagaagacaAAGCTTGAGGATTTTGGAGTGGATGGTGTGAAGCGCCTTAAGACACTCAAGGTCATTG AACCCCCAGCTCGCCAGGGAGGtggcaaggttgaggatgttggtggtttggTTAGCAAgctgaaggagcttggtgcATTGTAA
- a CDS encoding nicotinate-nucleotide diphosphorylase (carboxylating) yields MAHPQGNLANLLPPSWKTSVTAWLAEDTPSFDYAGFVVGDGPRVATLWGKSSGIIAGRPFFDEVFTQCGCTVEWHAEEGTAVDLSNGKHRVATVKGPVRGILLGERVALNTLARCSGVATKSQRLVSIAREAGYTGVIAGTRKTTPGFRLVEKYGMLVGGADAHRMDLSAMIMLKDNHVWSRGSITDAVKAAKAVGGFSMKVEVEVQSEAEADEAIEAGADVVMLDNFTGDGVKVASRSLKERWQGKRHFLLETSGGLQEDNFEAYLCNDVDILSTSSIHQGVPHIDFSLKIEH; encoded by the exons ATGGCCCACCCTCAAGGAAACCTCGCAAACCTTCTCCCTCCTTCGTGGAAAACCTCGGTAACCGCTTGGCTAGCTGAGGATACGCCTTCGTTCGACTACGCCGGCTTCGTTGTCGGTGACGGTCCCCGCGTCGCCACACTTTGGGGTAAATCCAGCGGCATCATCGCCGGCCGGCCCTTCTTCGACGAGGTCTTTACGCAGTGCGGCTGCACCGTCGAGTGGCATGCTGAAGAGGGAACAGCTGTTGACCTGAGCAATGGCAAACATCGAGTCGCAACAGTCAAGGGCCCTGTTCGCGGGATTCTCCTGGGTGAGCGCGTTGCTCTCAACACACTCGCACGATGCTCTGGCGTCGCTACCAAGAGCCAGAGACTTGTATCGATTGCGCGTGAGGCCGGGTATACAGGTGTGATTGCAGGAACACGAAAGACAACACCGGGATTCCGCCTCGTTGAGAAGTACGGCATGCTAGTCGGTGGCGCGGATGCCCACAGAATGGATCTCAGCGCCATGATCATGCTCAAGGATAACCACGTCTGGAGTCGAGGCAGTATCACCGacgctgtcaaggctgccaaggcggtTGGTGGCTTTAGTatgaaggttgaggttgaggttcagagcgaggctgaggctgacgaagccattgaggctGGCGCCGATGTAGTTATGTTGGATAACTTcactggtgatggtgtcaaggtcGCTTCGAGAAGTCTCAAGGAGCGATGGCAAGGGAAGAGGCACTTCCTGCTTGAGACATCTGGTGGACTTCAGGAAGATAACTTTGAGGCTTATTTATGCAATG ATGTCGATATTTTGTCAACAAGTTCTATTCATCAGGGAGTGCCGCACATCGATTTCTCACTCAAGATCGAGCACTAG
- a CDS encoding argininosuccinate lyase, with the protein MTCPNNCAPPWLFALPAKTEIDVLMPGYTHFQRAQPVRFSHWLLSHATYLMGDLQRLHGVRERTNCCPLGVGALSGNPFGIDRTFLTKDLGFSSAHPNSLAAVGDRDFVAEILQWSSLLMVHLSRLSEDLIIYSTAEFSFVRVADAYSTGSSLMPQKKNPDSLETIRGKAGRVMGQASGFLSTLKSLPTAYNKDIQESVEPLFDCVKTVSQCLRIAAGVLSTLQVNSEKMKAALTADMLATDVADYLVVKGVPFRQTHHIAGAVVRKAEEKGVSIAELELHDLEQISPQFEADIVDVFDFERSVERRTAQGGTSRSSVLDQISAIKAHLTGN; encoded by the exons ATGACCTGTCCGAACAACTGCGCACCACCTTGGCTGTTTGCGCTGCCCGCCAAGACAGAGATCGATGTACTGATGCCCGGCTACACACACTTCCAACGTGCCCAGCCCGTTCGCTTTTCCCACTGGTTACTCTCACACGCCACCTACCTTATGGGCGACCTACAGCGACTTCACGGCGTACGTGAGCGTACCAACTGTTGTCCCCTCGGTGTTGGCGCCCTGTCGGGAAACCCCTTTGGCATCGACCGCACTTTTCTCACCAAGGACCTaggcttctcctctgccCATCCTAATAGCCTGGCGGCGGTTGGGGATCGTGACTTTGTCGCCGAGATTCTGCAGTGGTCGAGTCTGCTGATGGTGCACCTTAGCCGCCTTAGCGAAGACTTGATTATCTACTCAACAGCCGAGTTTAGTTTCGTTCGGGTTGCGGATGCTTATAGCACCGGCAGTAGTTTGATGCCCCAGAAAAAGAATCCTGATAGCCTCGAGACGATTCGAGGAAAGGCTGGCAGGGTTATGGGCCAG GCGTCAGGCTTTCTTTCCACCCTCAAGAGTCTGCCGACAGCGTATAACAAGGACATCCAGGAGTCAGTGGAGCCCCTCTTTGACTGCGTTAAGACGGTTTCTCAATGCCTGCGAATCGCTGCTGGCGTCTTGAGTACGCTGCAGGTTAACtcggagaagatgaaggcagCCCTAACAGCCGACATGCTCGCCACTGATGTCGCCGACTATCTAGTTGTGAAAGGCGTGCCCTTTCGGCAGACGCACCACATCGCCGGCGCCGTTGTGCGCAAAGCAGAGGAGAAAGGTGTCTCCATCGCCGAACTAGAGCTTCACGACCTTGAGCAGATCTCGCCTCAGTTCGAGGCTGATATTGTTGACGTCTTCGACTTCGAGAGGAGCGTCGAGAGGAGGACTGCCCAGGGGGGGACGAGCCGGAGCTCAGTACTGGACCAAATCTCTGCTATCAAGGCCCATCTTACTGGCAATTAA